TCAACTCGGCACGTTCAACCGAAATGGCTTCACTGACCGAACGTTGGCCGAACTCGGTCACAATCGCGTTCTTGATGATCTCCGACAAGCGGCCATCGGCCACTTGCTGCACACCACCTGTCGACGTGTAGTACTGGACAGAATCAACAATGCGCCACTTGACGAAGAAGTCGACCTGCAAAGCCAGGCGTTCAGCCGTGAAAATTCGTTCCGGCCGCTCATCTTCAATGGTCATGATGCGCTTTGGAAATTTGCGCACGGTCTGGAAAATCGGAATTTTCCAGTGCAAGCCAGGTTCGTAATCTGTTTGGACGACCTCACCCACTTGCAACTTGATCGCAAGCTCCCGTTCATTGACCGTGAATGCTGACAGGCCCAGCACCACCAGGCACAAACCGGCAATTACGATTGCCGCGAAACGTGAATCACTCATTGACGGGTCCTCCTGTCGCGCTCTGTCAATCCTTCTGAATCCGGTATCGAGGATTCAGACGGCGACTGGCTCATGCTGGTGCGGCTTGAGTCCGCGCGGTTTAGTGTTCGGCGTTCGCCACTGGCTTCCATTAACTTGTCTATCGGCAAGTAGAGCAGGCTGCCATTGCCTTCGGTATCAATGATCACCTTGCTCGAGCGGCTGTAAACATCTTCGATCGCTTCCAGGTACAAACGCTCGCGAGTGACTTCGGGTGCTTTCGAATACTCTTCAAGCAGCGCCACGAAACGCGCGGCATCACCTTCAGCATCGGCGATCACGCGATCCCGATAAGCTTCGGCATCCTGCAGCATGCGGGATGCCCTGCCGCGAGCACGCGGGATAATATCGCCCGCGTACGTTTCGGCTTCGAGGATGGTTCGGTCGGAATCGTTGCGTGCCTTCTGCGTATCATCGACCGCTTCCTGCACCGCCTGCGGGTAGTCGAGTTTCTCAAGGCTGATCGAGGTAACACTGATACCGGCGTTGTAGGAATCCAGCGTCGCCTGCAATATCTCCTGCGTCCGCGGTGCAATCTCGTCACGCCGCTCGGTAACCAGTACCTCGAGGGTGCTCGTGCCAACCACTTCGCGGAGCGCGCTTTCGGTGACGTCTTTTAGCGTGGACTCCGGGTCCACGACTTCGAAACTGAATTTGTACGGATCAGCGCGCCGGTATTGCACAACCATCTGGACGAAGACGTATTGCTCGTCCGCGGTCAGAATTTCGGTGCGGAACGCATAGTTGGCGACCGCATTGGTGTTGACGACGTCAACTGTTTCAATCGGGTACGGCCAATGCCAGTGAAGACCGGGCATGGTGGTCGCCTCGTAGGCGCCAAAACGTTGCACGACGCCGCGCTCCGCTTCGTCCACCCGGTACAGGCCGGTCAGCGACCATGCAATCAGCAACAGGACTGCCAGGAACCAGCCACCGCCGGATGGCCCGCTGCCACTGGCGCTGCCGCCCTTGCCACCTTTACCGCCCAGCAAACTGGACAAGCGTCGTTGCCAGTTCTGCACTATCTTGTCGAGATCGGCCGCCTCGTCGTTATCCCGTTTCCAGGGATCCTTGCCGTTTCCAGAATCGTTCCAGGCCATATCTTCTGCTTATCTCTGTGTAATTGCGTTCGGCTCGAGCGTCGCCGCACCAGCCTCAAATTGTGACGCGGGGAGACTCTCACGCTTCAGAAAACGCTGCAAATCCCGCTCACCCAAATTCAGTTCCAACGCCCAGCCACCGTCATCCAAGGCGGTTTCCGCAACGACGGCGCCCAATTCAAACAGGCGGGCACGCTGCCGCCCCTGACCGGGGCGAAGCCGCATCATACCTTGTACCCTCTCGCGGCGCAGTCGCTCTGCGATGGTTTCGCGCAACAATGGAATGCCTTCGCCCGTCCGGGCCGACAGCCAGACCGCCCGGCCCAGCCCGTTGCGGTTCCAATTCACCCGTGGCCGGCGATCCAGTTTGTCGATCTTGTTGTATACGCGAATCTGCGGCACCTCGTCGGCACCCAGCTGTTTCAATACCGCATTGACCTGCCGAATACGCTGCCAGCGCTGTGGGTCACTGGCGTCAATCAGGTGCAGTATCAGGTCGGCTTCCCTGGCTTCCTGCAACGTCGATCGAAACGCTGCCACCAGCTCGTGGGGCAAATCGCGTACAAAACCGACCGTATCGGCAATGATTGCCGCACTGCTGCTGTCCAGCTCGATACGCCGCATGGTTGGATCGAGCGTCGCAAACAACTGATCGCGGACATATACACCGGCATCCGTCAGCGCATTGAAGAGGGTTGATTTGCCCGCGTTGGTGTAGCCCACCAGCGCCACCGTCGGGATCTCTGCGTTTACCCGGTTCTGCCGGTTCATCGCCCGCCGGCCGTCGACCTGTTCAAGGCGCAGATTCAATACCCGAATCCGTTGCGCCAGCAAGCGTCTGTCCGTTTCCAGCTGAGTTTCACCCGGCCCGCGCAAGCCAATGCCACCTTTCTGCCGTTCAAGGTGAGTCCAGCCGCGTACCAGGCGGGTTGAGAGATGCCGCAACTGGGCCAGCTCGACCTGCAATTTGCCCTCGAAGCTACGGGCGCGCTGGGCGAAGATATCCAGAATCAAACCACCGCGATCAAGCACCCGGCACTTCAAGGCTCGCTCCAGGTTTCGTTCCTGGCTGGGTGACAGTGGCGCACCGCAGATCACCAGCTCCGCTTGCTGATCTTCAATCAGCTTCGCGAGCTCTGCCACCTTGCCCTTGCCAATGAACGTGCGGGAGTCAGGAATGCGGCGCGCGCTGACCAGCTCACCAACCAGCAACGCTCCGGCGGAGCGTGCCAGTTCGGCGAATTCTTCTCTTTCGGCTGCATCCGGTGCACCGTCGGTCGACGCGTGCAGTAATACGGCTCGTTCACCGCTCTTGGGCCGCTCAAACATTGCCGGCCCTCGCAAACAAATTGCCCAAGTAAAGACTAGTCGTCAGATTCTCCGTTCTCGTCTTCCGGTAGCGGCAGGCGCACGTTGCGTGACGGGACGATTGTGGAAATCGCATGCTTATAAACCATCTGGTTGACACTGTTCTTGAGCAAAACGACAAACTGATCAAATGAATCTACCTGGCCCTGAAGTTTGATGCCGTTGACAAGGTAAATGGACACCGGGACCTTTTCCTTGCGCAATATGTTCAGAAACGGATCCTGCAGCGACTGCCCTTTGGCCATGTCGGGTCTCCTTATTATTTTTTATCAGTCTTCGTTGTACTCGTCGCCTGGTGCCTCCACCGGCGGCGCAGAGCAACAACATGCCCATAGCGTTGGAAAATTCTATCATAGCCCTGAATTGGGTTATCGCGATTATTCGCCCAAATTCTCGCGCAAGACGGACAATATGGTATCGATAGCGCCGGCTTCAAGCGGATCGAAGCAATTTATCACGGGTTCGCTGCGCAACCACGTAATTTGGCGCTTGGCGAGCTGCCGTGTTGCGAATAACGCGCGTTCGGCCGCGGTTGGTAAATCCGTCTCACCCTCCAGATGCGCCCATAACTGGCGATAACCGACGGAGCGCATGGACGTGCTGTCAGCCGTTAATCCGGGCCGCGTCCGCAACTGGCGGACCTCGTCCAAAAAGCCGGCATCCATCATCTGGTCCAAACGTTCCGCGATGCGCTGGTGCAATATCGCGCGATCAGGCGGCATTAAGGCAACGCGAATGAAGTTGTAACGCGCGGGTTGCAACGTTTCGCGCTGCAGCTCGCTGAGCGGTTTACCCGTTATCCGAAACACTTCCAGTGCGCGTTGTATGCGCTGGCTGTCGGATTCGGCAATGCGGGCGGCCGCGTCGGCATCGACCGCGGCCAGCTGTTGATGCAGTGCCGGCCAGCCTTCGAGCTGCGCTTCGGCATCCAGCGCCGCGCGAATGTTTGCATCAGCCGCAGGCAACGGTGCGATGCCCTGAGTCAGGGCGCGAAAATACATCATGGTGCCACCGGCGAGCAGAGGTATGCGGCCCGCTGCGTGAATGCTCTCAATGGCCGCGACGGCATCCTGCACAAAGGTTCCGGCAGAGTACGTTTCCTCGGGCTCGCAAATGTTGATCAACTGATGTGGCACTTTTGCCAGCATGTCAGCGTCAGGCTTGGCGGTGCCGATGTCCATGCCACGATAGACCAGTGCGGAGTCCACGCTCACGACATCCACAGGCAACTCAGCAGCAAGCCGCATAGCGACGCTGGTTTTCCCCGATGCGGTCGGCCCCATCAGGCAAATTACCGGTGGCTTGTTCAAGACCTATTGTCCGCGCAGAAAGAGCCGGTCGAGCTCGGCGAGGCTCATGGCAGTCCAGGTTGGGCGGCCGTGGTTGCATTGATCGGCGCGGTCCGTCATTTCCATTTCCCGCAACAAGGCATTCATTTCCGCAATCGTTAAGACGCGATTTGCCCGCACCGAATGATGACAGGCCATCGTCGCCAGAATTTCGTCGCCAATGTCGGCAGCGCGGTTGCTGCTGCCGGCATCCGCAATATC
The DNA window shown above is from Woeseia oceani and carries:
- the hflK gene encoding FtsH protease activity modulator HflK, with amino-acid sequence MAWNDSGNGKDPWKRDNDEAADLDKIVQNWQRRLSSLLGGKGGKGGSASGSGPSGGGWFLAVLLLIAWSLTGLYRVDEAERGVVQRFGAYEATTMPGLHWHWPYPIETVDVVNTNAVANYAFRTEILTADEQYVFVQMVVQYRRADPYKFSFEVVDPESTLKDVTESALREVVGTSTLEVLVTERRDEIAPRTQEILQATLDSYNAGISVTSISLEKLDYPQAVQEAVDDTQKARNDSDRTILEAETYAGDIIPRARGRASRMLQDAEAYRDRVIADAEGDAARFVALLEEYSKAPEVTRERLYLEAIEDVYSRSSKVIIDTEGNGSLLYLPIDKLMEASGERRTLNRADSSRTSMSQSPSESSIPDSEGLTERDRRTRQ
- the hflX gene encoding ribosome rescue GTPase HflX, with amino-acid sequence MFERPKSGERAVLLHASTDGAPDAAEREEFAELARSAGALLVGELVSARRIPDSRTFIGKGKVAELAKLIEDQQAELVICGAPLSPSQERNLERALKCRVLDRGGLILDIFAQRARSFEGKLQVELAQLRHLSTRLVRGWTHLERQKGGIGLRGPGETQLETDRRLLAQRIRVLNLRLEQVDGRRAMNRQNRVNAEIPTVALVGYTNAGKSTLFNALTDAGVYVRDQLFATLDPTMRRIELDSSSAAIIADTVGFVRDLPHELVAAFRSTLQEAREADLILHLIDASDPQRWQRIRQVNAVLKQLGADEVPQIRVYNKIDKLDRRPRVNWNRNGLGRAVWLSARTGEGIPLLRETIAERLRRERVQGMMRLRPGQGRQRARLFELGAVVAETALDDGGWALELNLGERDLQRFLKRESLPASQFEAGAATLEPNAITQR
- the hfq gene encoding RNA chaperone Hfq translates to MAKGQSLQDPFLNILRKEKVPVSIYLVNGIKLQGQVDSFDQFVVLLKNSVNQMVYKHAISTIVPSRNVRLPLPEDENGESDD
- the miaA gene encoding tRNA (adenosine(37)-N6)-dimethylallyltransferase MiaA, whose amino-acid sequence is MGPTASGKTSVAMRLAAELPVDVVSVDSALVYRGMDIGTAKPDADMLAKVPHQLINICEPEETYSAGTFVQDAVAAIESIHAAGRIPLLAGGTMMYFRALTQGIAPLPAADANIRAALDAEAQLEGWPALHQQLAAVDADAAARIAESDSQRIQRALEVFRITGKPLSELQRETLQPARYNFIRVALMPPDRAILHQRIAERLDQMMDAGFLDEVRQLRTRPGLTADSTSMRSVGYRQLWAHLEGETDLPTAAERALFATRQLAKRQITWLRSEPVINCFDPLEAGAIDTILSVLRENLGE